Proteins encoded by one window of Musa acuminata AAA Group cultivar baxijiao chromosome BXJ2-9, Cavendish_Baxijiao_AAA, whole genome shotgun sequence:
- the LOC135622056 gene encoding receptor-like protein EIX2, giving the protein MAANGGCKGESIFPKHVIVLIAVIMSFGVISCCLGHVRDDHDDRLGTERRSCIESERRALLAIRSDMYDSNERFSSWIGEDCCRWRGVACDNTTNHVIKLDLRYPLTDDWDDEDDICFMLEGMGASKVNPALHDLKYLKHLDLSMNNFFGANVPLMIASFMHLEYLNLSNAMFDGLIPPQLGNLSNLHYLDIKGCRLSDLRADDLDWLSRISSLKYVDMSFVNLSKATNWLHQVNSIHSLKVLHLKWANLPYVPSPSFPFNLTSIVKLDISGYLNLNTTILRWLSHASSLVYLDLASCKGVDIESLQITLGALSNLKEFNLQYNGIKGEILGIVMNVSKSLKHLDLSGNSLSGDITQILWSLGSVEYLALDGNELNGDISKMVKIFTSSLRYLSLRSNHIAGEIPQIMDNLTNLEYLDLSYNSITGGIPMTFGNIINLERLRLSGNKISGQIPESIGNLQNILYLDLSENFIAGQMPETFDRLYNLEYLNVSYNNLSGIVPVSMGQLSTLSELDLSSNSLKGNITEAHFFKLINLTLLDISYNSLNVILPNDWLPPFNAYSIFMDSCHMETKFPAWIHTQTRLEQLSLSGVGLSVHIANLTSLQVLDLSSNNLSGSIPSSLGNCRAMVEMQHDTTSLLHLDAGSYYVESIVITVKGFDIQYTTILSLVTSIDLSNNNLSGEIPRELTNLHGLLFLNLSKNHLRGTIPEKIGSMEQLESLDLSMNNLTGDIPSSLSSLTFLSHLNLSHNNLSGRIPTAGGQMSTFLGDLSIYDGNEYLCGTPLPECPGDEAYQSPPHEQEEKNGDRLETVWEIIGNVMGFVVGFWSFIGTMIMKQSIRTAFFRLIDEACNWCYVQLAVGCATLKVQTAKSDLIHRWQELKSLL; this is encoded by the exons ATGGCTGCTAACGGTGGCTGCAAGGGTGAATCTATTTTTCCAAAGCATGTCATCGTACTCATAGCCGTAATTATGAGCTTTGGAGTCATCTCTTGTTGTCTCGGCCATGTCAGAGACGATCATGATGATCGTCTCGGGACGGAGAGGAGAAGCTGCATCGAGAGTGAGAGGAGAGCTCTCCTTGCCATTAGATCTGATATGTACGACTCCAACGAAAGGTTCTCTTCTTGGATCGGTGAAGATTGTTGTCGTTGGAGAGGAGTGGCCTGCGACAACACCACCAACCATGTCATCAAGCTCGACCTCCGCTATCCTCTCACAGACGATTGGGATGACGAGGATGACATTTGCTTCATGCTGGAAGGGATGGGTGCGAGCAAGGTAAATCCTGCTTTGCATGATCTGAAGTATCTGAAACATCTGGATTTGAGCATGAATAACTTTTTCGGCGCAAACGTGCCTCTCATGATTGCTTCATTTATGCACTTGGAATATCTTAACCTATCCAATGCTATGTTTGATGGACTAATACCTCCTCAACTGGGGAACCTCTCCAACCTACACTACCTCGATATCAAAGGATGTAGACTTAGTGATCTACGAGCTGATGACCTTGATTGGCTTTCCCGAATTTCTTCTCTAAAATATGTTGATATGAGTTTTGTCAACCTCTCTAAAGCAACTAATTGGCTTCATCAAGTTAATTCAATCCATAGTCTTAAAGTATTGCACTTGAAGTGGGCAAACCTCCCATATGTTCCATCTCCTTCGTTCCCTTTTAATCTGACTTCAATTGTCAAGTTGGATATTTCTGGATATTTGAACTTGAATACAACAATTCTAAGATGGCTCTCTCATGCTAGCAGCCTTGTATATCTCGATCTTGCTAGCTGCAAAGGTGTCGATATCGAGTCACTACAAATCACTCTGGGAGCTCTGAGTAATTTGAAAGAATTTAATTTGCAATACAATGGTATCAAAGGAGAAATTCTTGGAATAGTAATGAATGTGAGCAAGAGCTTAAAGCATTTGGATTTGAGTGGAAATTCATTAAGTGGAGATATTACACAAATCTTATGGAGTCTTGGCTCCGTGGAGTACCTTGCATTAGATGGTAACGAGCTCAATGGAGATATTTCAAAAATGGTGAAAATTTTCACAAGCAGCTTGAGATATTTAAGTTTGAGATCCAATCATATTGCTGGAGAAATTCCACAAATCATGGATAATCTCACCAATTTAGAATACTTGGATCTCTCTTACAACAGTATAACCGGAGGAATACCGATGACTTTTGGTAATATCATCAACTTAGAGAGATTGAGATTGTCGGGAAATAAAATTTCAGGACAGATACCAGAAAGTATTGGGAATCTCCAAAATATACTATATCTAGAtttatctgaaaattttattGCTGGGCAGATGCCAGAGACCTTCGACAGACTCTACAACTTGGAATATTTGAATGTATCATATAACAATTTGAGTGGAATTGTCCCTGTAAGTATGGGTCAATTATCTACATTAAGTGAATTGGACCTCTCCTCAAATTCACTGAAAGGCAACATCACCGAAGCACATTTTTTCAAACTCATCAATTTAACCTTATTGGACATTTCTTACAACTCCTTGAATGTGATCTTACCTAATGATTGGCTTCCACCTTTTAATGCCTACAGTATTTTTATGGACTCATGTCATATGGAGACCAAATTTCCTGCTTGGATTCATACACAAACACGTTTGGAACAACTTTCTTTATCTGGAGTTGGACTCTCAG TGCATATAGCAAATCTTACTTCTCTTCAGGTTTTGGATCTTTCTTCCAACAATCTTTCTGGTAGCATACCTTCATCTCTGGGAAATTGTAGGGCTATGGTTGAGATGCAACATGATACTACGTCATTGCTTCATCTTGACGCTGGTAGTTACTATGTTGAGAGCATAGTAATAACGGTAAAAGGATTTGACATCCAATACACCACAATTCTCTCACTTGTAACAAGCATAGACCTATCAAATAATAATCTTTCCGGCGAGATCCCAAGAGAGCTAACAAACCTTCATGGATTGCTTTTCTTGAACTTATCTAAGAATCATTTGAGAGGAACCATTCCAGAAAAGATTGGTTCCATGGAACAACTGGAATCACTGGATTTGTCAATGAACAATCTCACCGGAGATATTCCTTCCAGCTTATCATCTCTCACCTTCCTAAGCCACTTGAATCTCTCTCACAATAACTTGTCAGGAAGAATCCCAACAGCCGGTGGTCAAATGTCGACCTTTCTTGGCGACCTGTCGATCTATGATGGTAATGAATACCTTTGTGGTACGCCGCTGCCAGAGTGCCCTGGTGATGAAGCTTATCAAAGTCCACCTCATGAACAGGAAGAGAAAAACGGTGACAGGCTTGAAACAGTGTGGGAAATTATCGGCAACGTCATGGGTTTTGTGGTTGGTTTTTGGAGTTTTATAGGCACAATGATCATGAAACAGAGCATAAGGACTGCTTTCTTCCGATTAATCGACGAGGCTTGCAATTGGTGCTACGTGCAGTTGGCTGTCGGATGTGCAACGTTAAAAGTCCAAACAGCAAAGAGTGACTTGATCCATCGGTGGCAAGAACTGAAGAGTTTACTGTGA